The Kogia breviceps isolate mKogBre1 chromosome 2, mKogBre1 haplotype 1, whole genome shotgun sequence genome segment TCTCCTGGCTCTTGAAGCCCTCACCACACCTCCTACATATGTTGTGTGTTTTGCTCCTGCCTGGCAGGTCAtgcccctctctgagccctaGGTTCCTTGTCTAGTCAGAGGCTTGAACCAAGTTAAGTCTTTCAAACTCCAGTTCTTAGTGCTCCTGCTGCCTAGCCTTTTCATATCCAGAGATAAAATGTGTAATTCTCACTACAGAACAAATAGAACTGTGCCTTTTTTCACAAGGAAAAAAGCCTCTTGCAGTCCTTTAAGTGCCTGTAAGGACCTTGGGCTCAAGAGTCCTTTGTACCAGGCCCTTCTAACCCAGGGCAGCCAGGTGAGCTCTTTCTACTGAGGCTGTGGCTCTGAGAGGTCTGACTCACTCCCCATTTTCCAGGGCTTTCCCTTGGTAGCCTCAGCCAGCAGAGCCAAGGGAGCCAGCGTTCTTGACACAGATGGCACTGTCTACATACCTCCATTACCAAGTTGGCAGGCAGCcccagaaagggacagagaaacacacagctgcACCGGAGTGTGATGAAACCCACCTTTTCCAgcacccatccccctccctcttATTTCATGGCACTGATGAGAGACAACCGTTTTAACAAACATGGttttttttattagaaaagtaaaaaatattgcaTAGGTCTTAATACTTGAACATCAAGTGTATTCATGAACAGCGAGTATCTTCATGTAAACAGTTCTAGATGGAAGACCCAGATGGTACTCCTCTGGGGGAGGGgctccagcccccaccccaaTCAGCCCCATCCCCTCACAGTTCAACCCTTCACTACACATCCGGGGATGGGCCACACGCAGCTCCCAGGTGTGTTTTTCTTCAAGTGTCAAAGATCCCCAAGTGATCCCAACAcccaccccttcctcctcttACATTCATGCGTCTGTAAGATAGCTGCCTAGAACAGGTCAGTAGTGAAgctccaatcaaaaaaaaaaagatacaaaaacaacaaagaacaaaCATTTGGTCCCTTCAGACCATGAGATACACAAACCACCTCAATGACCACCCTCCCCCACCAGAGCCGGCTACCATGAGTGCACATCCCTTGCAGATGCCAGTGCAGCCCAGCTGCTCTCATGGCTCTGTCACACCACTGTTGTCTTAACTGtcagtaacaataaaaataataaggtaCATGCTACATACACATCCAGCCAGAAGCCTGGTTGGCCCCTAAGCCTTTGTTTCATGCTACAGTACTGAGGGGCAGCATGTGAGCCCAAGTGGGAGCCACCTGTCCACACCTCAGTGAGCTTCCTAGGGAAACACCGTGTTCCCCTCACCTTGACCTTCCTCTCCTCACGTGGCTGTTGTCAGTTTTCTAACGACAGGCAGCAGTCCCTCAGCTTCTACCTGCCAATGTCCACCCCAAAAGTTCAACTGTCTGTCATGGGGTCAGTATCAGCCCCCCAGGCCCAAGTTCAACACTCCTCAATGAGCAGCTGCTCTGAGCTGTACAGCTTCTTCTTGATTACTCGGAAGCCCGTGCTCAGCGTCAGGGACTGGCTGAAGCCAGGGACGAAGGGAGAGTTGGCGGAGCTAAACAACCCCTGGATCTTGGGCCAGAGGCGTGAGTCCAGGCGCAGCACGAGGGTCAGCTGGAAGGTGGGCACAAGGCTGGGGTCGAGAGCCAGTTGACCCACGCTGTGGCAGCTCTTGCCCTGCTCTACGCAGACGTCTAGCAGCGCCCCCCGCAGGCCGCACGGCTCGCTGTAGGCCAGGCGCAGTAGTTCTTTGCCCACCTGGCTCACCAGCTGGCCGGGCATCAGCAGGCGTGCAGGGCGCCGCGAGCCCAGCCGTGCCTGGGCCAGGCTCTCCTGCAGCAGCTGCATCAGGTTGGCACACAGGTGCTCATCCTCGGGATCGCTGAGCAGCTCGAAGTCGGGCAGGGACACCCCATCCAAGTATGAAGAGTCTGCAAGGGAAAGAACGTAGGGGAGAGAGTTAGAGCAGCTCTGAACGGGGAGGTGCTGTTTCGCTAAGAAACCAGCACTCCTtcccactctgtgcctcagtttccgccCCACTCTCGTACCCTATACTTCAGTCCCCCTCCTCTGCCCGCCTCCTTCCACAATCCGGATTCTGATGGGATAGGAAGCTAAAGTGGCTTTTGACTCCTTCCAGCGCGGTGCTTTCTCACCTCCCCGGCCCCTCTATTCGCGTCCAGCTCCCGCCCACGGCTTACCTTCCTCCGGCCCAAAGCCACTGTTGCTGCTGTCCAGGGACTCACAGTCCGAGCTCTCCAGGCTCGCGCAGCGGCCGAGTGCCTCTTCTCGGGCCGCCGACCCCCAGGCTGAGCGTGGCGGCTGATCTGGGGTGGAAGTTCGGGACAAGGATGAGGACGAAGAGGACGACGAGAAGCGATCCCAAAGGCTAGGCATGGTGAGGACGGACGCCAGGACGTTTGCAGATGAGCTCAGGGTGCTGGAGCGCAGAAGACGCTGTAAGACAAGAGCGGCGCGGGCCCGGCGTCAGTCTGGGGACTGCTCCAGACTGGGAGCGCTAGGACCCCCACGGCTGAGGCCTCTCCGCGCAGCGATCAGCACACAGAGAAGGGACACTCACCAGCTACTGCGGTCAGCTAGAACTGGGACAAGTGCGTACTGCCGCTTGAATGAGTGCTCGAACTGGTGCCAACCCCCGAGCTCTGCCCGGACCAGTCTCTTCTCCCTAACCGCACCTCCCCCTCGGCCTGCCGCGGTCCCTAGTACCAGCGCAGAGAGACCTATAAGGACTagcggggagaggccacacccCTTCCGCGCCGCGGCCCAATCCAGACCCGGGAGTGTGGCCCACCTCGACCAATGGGCTCTGGGCGCACGTTCGCAACGTTCTCTCCTGCCCGGTGACAgcctcctggccccgcccccctTGGGCCCCAGAAAGCACCCGGCCAAACCCGCGAGCCGCGGCCACGCCCCCTTTCTGGAAAGGGATCCGCGGCGGCTGCAGCTGCCAAGGTCCCCGAGGGCGCTCGCGGCAGGGGAGGATCTAGGAAAGACTTGTTTATTATAGGGTCGtattgctgggggagggggtaggCAGCGGCCGCGCGGGGGAAGAGGCAGGGGAACTTGAGGGGGGCAACAAGCAGGGAAGACGGTTGGCCCTAGCGTCTGAGAGCCTGCGAGCTCTGGGCACAATTGGGCGCACAAGTGGATGCCAGTGGGACGGCGGAGTGGGGAGCAGACGTTAATCCACCGGCCCTCGCGCACGTACCCCACGCTAACCCTTCCTTACGAAGGGTCGGGTTATGGGGGTGGGGTCCAAAGACGGGCAGCTCCGGGCACCGTGCTCCCTCTTCCCGCCAGCCCCACCTGCCCGCCCGCTTGTTACTCTACAGCCCCAGGGGATGGATTAATTGGGGCGTGGGGTCCACTCCCACCCTCCAGCTGCCTCCAAGGAGGGGGTTTGGGAAACGTGGTTAAAAGAGTATTGATGGGCCCCGGTTCCTAGCGCTTGGTTCTGGAGCTCGGAGCTGGGACCCATATCAGAGGGACACACTGACCCACCCGCCGGCCCTAAGGACGGACAGAGGTGCGGCTGTGCCTCCCCCGCCCGCTGCGGCCGAGAGGCCCCGGGCGTCCGCCGGGTCCTAGCGCCCCTTTCTCCAAAAAGCTTTGTGTAAAAGAGCCGGAGAGTTGCATCAGGACCGAAGACCTAGATCTCCGGAAAAGCCCCGGAGTGAAATCGCTATCCCCTGTTTCATCATTCAGGAGGGGCCGCAGAAAATGTGACCCGACGGCGGTGCTCGAAGACTGACAGAGATTGCTGACGGTGGGAAGGGGTTCGGACGGATTCGACCTTTATTGATTTAAAGATATATCAATCTGGGTCACAGGATCCTGATGGAAGAGAGAACAAAACTTACGTCAGACGTTCCCGT includes the following:
- the DDIT4 gene encoding DNA damage-inducible transcript 4 protein, encoding MPSLWDRFSSSSSSSSLSRTSTPDQPPRSAWGSAAREEALGRCASLESSDCESLDSSNSGFGPEEDSSYLDGVSLPDFELLSDPEDEHLCANLMQLLQESLAQARLGSRRPARLLMPGQLVSQVGKELLRLAYSEPCGLRGALLDVCVEQGKSCHSVGQLALDPSLVPTFQLTLVLRLDSRLWPKIQGLFSSANSPFVPGFSQSLTLSTGFRVIKKKLYSSEQLLIEEC